One genomic window of Magnolia sinica isolate HGM2019 chromosome 3, MsV1, whole genome shotgun sequence includes the following:
- the LOC131240943 gene encoding BES1/BZR1 homolog protein 4-like — MTSGTRLPTWKERENNKRRERRRRAIAAKIYAGLRMYGNYKLPKHCDNNEVLKALCAEAGWTVEEDGTTYRKGCKPLERMDIVGGSASASPCSSYHPSPCVSYNPSPHASYNPSPRASYNPSPTSSSFPSPASSSYAANANADPNSLIPWLKNLSSASSSASSSKLPHHLYIHGGSISAPVTPPLSSPTARTPRIKTDWDDPTAAPSWDSSHNYPFLPSSTPPSPGRQILPDSRWLSGIHIPPGGPSSPTFSLVSANPFGFKEEVLAGGGSRMWTPGQSGTCSPALAGTPNHTDVQMSDGVSDEFAFGSNTIGLVKPWEGERIHEECGSDELELTLGGSHTR; from the exons ATGACGTCGGGAACAAGGCTTCCGAcgtggaaagagagggagaataaCAAGAGGAGGGAGAGACGGAGGCGAGCTATCGCCGCGAAGATCTATGCCGGCCTGCGGATGTATGGGAACTACAAGCTCCCGAAGCACTGTGACAACAACGAGGTCTTGAAAGCTCTTTGCGCAGAGGCTGGTTGGACGGTCGAGGAAGACGGCACCACTTACAGAAAG GGATGCAAGCCATTGGAGCGCATGGACATCGTGGGCGGGTCAGCATCTGCAAGCCCATGCTCGTCATATCATCCGAGTCCATGTGTGTCATATAACCCAAGCCCACATGCATCCTATAACCCAAGCCCACGTGCATCGTATAACCCAAGTCCAACCTCATCCTCCTTCCCAAGCCCCGCTTCTTCATCCTATGCTGCTAATGCCAATGCCGACCCGAATTCCCTCATTCCATGGCTAAAAAATCTCTCATCTGCCTCTTCATCTGCATCCTCCTCCAAGCTGCCCCATCACCTCTACATCCATGGTGGCTCCATCAGTGCTCCTGTTACCCCTCCACTGAGCTCCCCAACTGCCCGTACCCCTCGAATCAAGACCGACTGGGATGACCCCACCGCCGCCCCCTCGTGGGATTCTTCACATAACTACCCCTTCCTACCCTCTTCCACCCCTCCAAGCCCTGGCCGTCAGATCCTCCCCGATTCCAGATGGCTTTCTGGGATCCACATACCACCTGGTGGGCCGTCGTCTCCCACATTCAGCCTAGTCTCCGCCAACCCCTTTGGATTCAAGGAGGAAGTGTTAGCAGGTGGGGGTTCCCGCATGTGGACACCAGGTCAAAGTGGGACTTGCTCTCCTGCCTTGGCAGGCACACCCAATCACACAGATGTGCAGATGTCAGATGGGGTTTCCGATGAGTTTGCATTTGGCAGCAACACGATAGGGCTGGTGAAGCCATGGGAGGGAGAGAGGATACATGAGGAATGTGGGTCAGACGAGCTTGAGCTCACCCTTGGGGGCTCCCATACCAGGTGA